One window of Chitinispirillales bacterium ANBcel5 genomic DNA carries:
- a CDS encoding family 43 glycosylhydrolase, giving the protein MTRVKTILSAAVISAGFMIGITVVPLSANPILSHKYTADPQPIVWNNRLYVYASNDDQSVDPDAGYVIQAYTLVSTDDMANWVDHGEVFRVPRDWNRGTETSARAYAPGAAVRDNTVYLYPCGAGGPVGVVTAPRPEGPFNDVHNGTALADRGDWCVNCNVDWLFDPAAFVDDDGQGYLYYGGAPGGDKDPFRVMLLNDDMISLKDSIAHTIESPRAFEAAYMHKRGDIYYFTYVNDFDPPPGEPGAAIVYMTGDNPIGPFTFRGPVLRNPAINGQNINRHNNNHHGIIEYQGNWYMFYHDRRVADANNAPSVNQRNISVDSLVYNEDGTMREVIVTHDGVRQIKNFDPYKVIPATTINRQSGITTDSIIDEGMIVRSISDSDWIRLKGVDFGAGAEGVTVRAASGSSGGSIEFRTGSASGTLIGTCNITSTGDWDTWQDFECDIEKAVSTGVQDFLYLVFRGAGEPFRLSWYQFYEEMVVCDDPPDATPNNLVADGIFSGLGLGPNWTLANVSDGAEASAAVRCNKAQINITSVGTESYQPQLIQQGIMLEQGRTYRLTFNASAAENGSIVVQLERLGGEGIDWGHLYSEAGSFDLTSNEGTYTLDFEMTDPTDENVQLAFNFGGSGSGVTQNVTISDVVLLPTGTTSVLAKQASRAISPSVSVRGRMLNVSSFDSNMSIRVIDLRGKTVARFSTADSGIYSLMGIPDGLYFVELRGGGVRQTTPVVVK; this is encoded by the coding sequence ATGACACGCGTTAAAACTATTTTGTCGGCGGCCGTAATCTCTGCTGGTTTTATGATCGGAATCACTGTGGTTCCGCTTTCGGCTAACCCGATTCTTAGCCACAAGTACACCGCCGACCCTCAGCCTATCGTTTGGAACAACAGGCTCTATGTCTACGCTTCCAACGATGATCAAAGCGTAGACCCCGACGCCGGATATGTGATCCAGGCTTACACACTTGTTTCCACCGACGACATGGCCAACTGGGTCGATCACGGCGAGGTGTTCCGTGTGCCCCGCGACTGGAACAGAGGCACCGAAACCAGCGCCCGTGCTTACGCCCCGGGTGCAGCCGTGCGCGACAATACCGTTTACCTGTACCCTTGCGGCGCGGGAGGTCCGGTAGGAGTAGTTACCGCGCCCCGACCAGAGGGACCGTTTAACGATGTGCATAACGGAACAGCACTTGCCGACAGAGGTGATTGGTGCGTAAACTGTAATGTTGATTGGCTGTTCGATCCCGCAGCGTTTGTTGACGATGACGGTCAGGGGTATCTCTATTACGGCGGCGCCCCCGGCGGCGATAAAGACCCTTTTCGCGTGATGCTGCTCAATGACGATATGATTTCCCTGAAGGATTCTATTGCACACACCATTGAATCGCCGCGAGCCTTTGAAGCCGCTTATATGCATAAGCGCGGGGATATATACTACTTTACTTACGTCAATGACTTTGATCCTCCCCCTGGTGAGCCCGGAGCGGCTATCGTGTATATGACAGGAGATAATCCCATAGGACCGTTCACTTTTAGAGGCCCGGTACTGCGCAACCCGGCTATTAACGGACAAAACATCAACAGGCACAACAACAATCATCACGGAATTATAGAATATCAGGGCAATTGGTACATGTTCTACCACGATCGCAGGGTAGCGGACGCCAATAACGCCCCCAGCGTTAATCAACGGAATATCAGCGTGGACTCTCTTGTATACAATGAAGACGGTACGATGAGGGAAGTTATCGTTACCCATGACGGCGTCAGGCAGATCAAAAATTTTGATCCATACAAGGTGATACCAGCGACGACTATCAACAGGCAGTCCGGCATCACGACCGACAGTATCATTGACGAGGGAATGATAGTCAGATCCATTTCCGACAGTGACTGGATCCGCCTCAAAGGCGTTGATTTCGGAGCGGGAGCGGAGGGGGTTACCGTGCGCGCCGCGAGCGGGTCATCGGGCGGGAGCATTGAGTTCAGGACCGGAAGCGCGTCGGGGACTTTGATCGGGACTTGTAACATCACTTCAACGGGCGATTGGGACACGTGGCAGGACTTCGAGTGCGATATCGAAAAAGCGGTCAGCACCGGCGTTCAGGATTTTCTCTACCTGGTATTCAGGGGGGCGGGGGAGCCGTTCAGGTTGAGTTGGTATCAGTTCTACGAAGAAATGGTAGTGTGTGATGATCCGCCGGATGCCACCCCAAATAACTTAGTCGCGGACGGTATTTTCTCTGGTCTCGGTCTCGGTCCAAACTGGACGCTTGCGAACGTGAGCGATGGCGCGGAAGCGTCCGCTGCGGTTAGGTGCAACAAAGCGCAAATTAACATTACGAGCGTAGGCACGGAGTCATATCAGCCGCAGCTCATACAGCAAGGCATAATGCTTGAGCAGGGGAGAACCTACAGGCTTACCTTCAATGCGTCGGCCGCTGAAAACGGGTCGATCGTCGTACAGCTCGAAAGACTGGGCGGGGAGGGCATAGACTGGGGACACCTATACAGCGAGGCGGGATCATTCGATCTGACGAGTAACGAGGGTACGTACACGCTTGATTTCGAAATGACCGACCCGACCGATGAGAACGTTCAGCTCGCTTTTAACTTTGGCGGTTCGGGTTCGGGTGTTACTCAGAACGTTACGATAAGCGACGTCGTGCTCCTGCCCACCGGTACGACATCTGTTCTCGCCAAACAGGCGTCGCGAGCCATTAGCCCGTCTGTCAGTGTAAGGGGCAGGATGTTAAACGTATCGTCGTTTGATAGCAACATGAGTATAAGGGTGATCGATCTCAGAGGCAAGACTGTCGCGAGGTTTAGTACGGCTGACAGCGGGATATATTCGTTGATGGGTATTCCTGATGGCCTGTATTTTGTAGAGTTGCGCGGCGGGGGGGTAAGGCAGACTACGCCGGTTGTTGTGAAGTAG
- a CDS encoding transposase codes for MPRANRTYLPGLIWHITHRCHDRRYLLQHTPQKQTWKKWLMESKQRYGLTVLDYTITDNHIHLLAYDGGKESVIAPSMQLTEGQTAQRYNLVNKRTGAFWSDRYHATAVETGDHLLKCLCYIDFNMVRAGAVSHPREWAWGGYCEIQGIRQRYCLVDTELLAWLVGAENPKDLQRIHSRMIDAQLSKGGLKRDDCWTSSVAVGSSEFVRSIHERLNERLVVKSTTDEEKEMSLVKELEAPYSVFKEKRASNLYRWALGDAPF; via the coding sequence ATGCCAAGAGCTAACCGAACATATCTTCCCGGCTTAATTTGGCATATAACTCACCGTTGCCATGATCGGCGATATTTGTTGCAGCATACTCCCCAAAAACAGACATGGAAGAAATGGCTTATGGAGTCGAAGCAGAGGTATGGGTTGACGGTTCTGGATTATACCATTACCGACAATCATATTCATTTGCTGGCGTATGATGGCGGAAAAGAGTCTGTGATTGCTCCGAGCATGCAGCTTACCGAGGGCCAGACTGCTCAGCGCTACAATTTAGTTAACAAAAGGACGGGGGCTTTTTGGTCGGACAGGTATCATGCAACGGCAGTTGAAACAGGAGATCACCTGCTGAAATGCTTGTGTTATATCGATTTTAATATGGTGAGGGCAGGTGCAGTGAGTCACCCCAGAGAATGGGCATGGGGAGGGTATTGTGAAATTCAGGGGATTCGGCAACGGTATTGCCTTGTTGATACGGAGCTTTTAGCGTGGCTGGTGGGTGCGGAAAATCCAAAAGATCTTCAGAGGATACACAGTCGGATGATCGATGCACAGTTAAGTAAAGGTGGTTTGAAACGTGATGACTGCTGGACATCCAGTGTTGCTGTTGGGAGCTCTGAATTCGTTCGTTCAATTCACGAGCGACTAAATGAAAGATTGGTGGTGAAAAGCACAACCGATGAGGAAAAAGAGATGAGCCTGGTTAAGGAACTGGAGGCACCCTATTCAGTATTCAAGGAGAAACGTGCTTCGAATCTTTATCGATGGGCCTTGGGAGATGCGCCATTTTAG
- the dmeF gene encoding CDF family Co(II)/Ni(II) efflux transporter DmeF: MLCETVHTTPDNRRNKKRTIVVMTITALTMVAEITVGLISGSMALLSDGIHTGTHTLAFLFTLIAYAFAERHGKNKKFTFGTGKVGVLAGYTSAIALMITAGIMVKESVHRLISPTDIQFRDALIVSVIGLTINLFCALILSDHHHHSHNHDDSHGHHHHHDHNLRAAYLHVLTDALTSFLAIIALLAGMFRGMVWLDPAVGIVGAAVILHWAVGLLKSTGKILLDYDDNNSLMDEAKRILLEGGVEHIRDLHIWRVSPEQRFLMATVEGDAIDKEPLLKRLRETDEYCHITVDIIHLRTKAEVGNLI; encoded by the coding sequence ATGTTATGTGAAACAGTACATACCACACCGGATAACCGAAGAAATAAGAAACGAACAATTGTGGTAATGACAATTACGGCACTCACCATGGTTGCAGAAATCACCGTGGGACTGATATCCGGATCAATGGCGCTTCTCTCAGATGGTATCCACACAGGGACACACACACTGGCTTTTCTATTTACCCTGATTGCCTATGCTTTTGCAGAGCGTCACGGTAAAAACAAAAAGTTCACCTTCGGAACAGGGAAAGTGGGTGTTTTGGCTGGATATACCTCTGCCATAGCACTTATGATAACAGCGGGAATAATGGTGAAAGAGTCTGTTCACCGTCTTATCTCTCCCACCGATATTCAGTTTCGTGACGCTCTTATCGTATCGGTGATCGGGCTTACGATCAATCTTTTCTGTGCCCTGATACTTTCTGATCATCACCATCATAGCCATAATCATGACGACAGCCATGGCCACCACCATCACCATGATCACAATCTGCGTGCAGCTTACCTTCACGTACTAACCGATGCACTTACTTCATTTCTTGCTATCATTGCTCTTCTTGCAGGGATGTTCAGGGGCATGGTATGGCTTGATCCTGCGGTGGGGATTGTGGGTGCAGCTGTTATTCTTCACTGGGCTGTCGGGCTCCTGAAGAGTACGGGAAAAATTCTTCTCGATTATGATGATAATAACTCTCTTATGGATGAAGCAAAGAGAATTTTGCTTGAGGGCGGGGTGGAGCACATCCGGGATCTTCATATCTGGCGGGTATCGCCTGAACAACGGTTCCTTATGGCAACTGTGGAAGGTGATGCTATCGATAAGGAGCCGCTTCTTAAAAGGTTGCGTGAAACCGATGAGTACTGCCATATAACGGTCGATATTATTCATCTTAGGACGAAAGCAGAAGTTGGCAATCTAATTTGA
- a CDS encoding ZIP family metal transporter — translation MESIVYSFYAGISTAVGALLLFVFGKPNKQFLAGLLGFAGGIMIAISLFELLPEAYEFGSKLSTVIGFIFGVALMFLVDRVLPHAHVTTSEKLEEENPQNLKPMKDPVLRTGFLVLFGIALHNLPEGLAIGAGLESSQQLGFIIAIAIALHNIPEGLAIAGPLKSGGLTNIKILLLVLSAGLMTPIGAIIGHLFFNISDVFVGGALAFAAGAMVYIVNDELVPSANKLNTHFANIGIMGGIILGFVIF, via the coding sequence ATGGAAAGTATCGTGTACAGTTTTTATGCCGGGATTTCAACTGCAGTGGGGGCATTACTGCTTTTTGTGTTTGGAAAACCTAATAAGCAATTCCTTGCCGGTCTTTTGGGATTTGCCGGTGGGATTATGATCGCGATTTCACTCTTTGAACTGTTGCCGGAAGCGTATGAATTTGGTTCTAAGTTAAGCACTGTGATAGGGTTTATTTTTGGTGTAGCACTGATGTTTCTTGTGGATCGGGTATTGCCTCACGCCCATGTGACTACATCTGAAAAACTTGAAGAAGAGAACCCTCAAAACCTAAAACCCATGAAAGACCCGGTGCTAAGGACAGGGTTTTTGGTCCTTTTCGGTATTGCTCTGCATAATCTTCCCGAAGGTCTTGCCATCGGTGCCGGTCTGGAATCAAGCCAGCAACTGGGGTTTATTATCGCCATTGCCATTGCTTTACATAATATCCCTGAAGGGCTTGCTATAGCTGGTCCCCTGAAATCTGGTGGGCTTACGAATATTAAAATATTACTGTTGGTACTTTCTGCCGGGCTTATGACTCCAATTGGAGCAATTATCGGCCACCTCTTTTTTAACATTTCAGATGTGTTTGTAGGTGGTGCGCTGGCCTTCGCTGCAGGAGCAATGGTATACATCGTAAATGATGAGCTGGTTCCCAGTGCAAACAAACTTAACACTCATTTCGCCAATATAGGCATCATGGGTGGTATTATTCTTGGTTTTGTGATTTTCTAA
- a CDS encoding TIGR02147 family protein, whose amino-acid sequence MKKLFEYFDYQKFMRDFYEEKKQQNPYVSFRYLGRRMDLDPGFLLKVLQGKHHLAKRSIPSVCAFFKFSELEAHYFDVLVSYNKAKTASDTKLYFEKLMSLRKPHVKPVEEFQYAFYQKWYHSAIHSLLSIYEFRGGFKKLASMLVPKITAKQAQDSIDLLTKIGMVYQDDDGVYRSTDMYVTSGDRWKSVAIHNFQKEAIKLSEQALDLHAKEVRDISTVTVALSMKDLPEIRERIDQFRNSIMSLDNEYQPDTVFQVNIQVLPVTVQLGDKE is encoded by the coding sequence ATGAAAAAGCTATTTGAATATTTCGATTATCAAAAATTCATGCGGGATTTCTACGAAGAAAAAAAGCAGCAAAACCCGTATGTATCATTTCGTTACCTGGGAAGACGAATGGATCTTGATCCCGGTTTTCTCTTAAAGGTCCTGCAGGGAAAACATCATTTGGCCAAACGCTCCATTCCATCAGTTTGTGCTTTTTTTAAGTTCTCAGAGTTGGAAGCACACTATTTTGATGTACTGGTAAGTTATAATAAGGCCAAAACTGCTTCCGATACAAAACTCTATTTTGAAAAACTGATGTCACTGAGGAAGCCTCATGTGAAACCTGTTGAGGAATTTCAGTATGCATTTTACCAAAAGTGGTATCACAGTGCCATACATTCTCTACTTTCTATCTATGAATTCAGGGGTGGGTTTAAAAAGCTGGCATCCATGCTGGTTCCCAAAATAACAGCTAAACAGGCACAGGATTCAATCGATCTATTGACAAAGATCGGTATGGTATATCAGGATGATGATGGGGTCTACCGGTCAACAGATATGTATGTAACCAGTGGTGATCGGTGGAAATCGGTTGCCATTCATAATTTTCAAAAGGAAGCAATTAAGCTTTCAGAGCAGGCGCTTGATCTTCATGCAAAAGAGGTCCGTGATATATCTACGGTTACCGTTGCGCTTTCCATGAAAGATTTGCCTGAGATTCGTGAAAGAATCGATCAGTTTCGTAATTCGATTATGAGTCTTGATAATGAATACCAACCAGACACTGTATTTCAGGTAAATATTCAGGTACTACCGGTAACTGTTCAGCTTGGAGATAAGGAATGA